A portion of the Saccharomyces paradoxus chromosome XV, complete sequence genome contains these proteins:
- the IZH4 gene encoding Izh4p (Membrane protein involved in zinc ion homeostasis~similar to YOL101C) — protein sequence MASLTTVEQGPAKCKATTGKDSNDTRETNPNVDAETKETKKGFPFHDLAKLQKQYKNKSSRNESLVALIYLLGSMLSFCLLIFFTDFYLIPLFPTTTTMTDYIVFNFYLLNVFVFCMVHFVYHFIKNISLQQHLEHWQKFSYLSNINLLISSQITILYYLFYDYVFFFKIFTLLMNFIGLVAYFFILTDKLISSKRFNKTVFFISVSVVCCSLPLLTAIITFDGLENLKERIKVDAITWELVALVSASIIYVTRFPESLFRRNKKEEGWNHSEYLFHLVISGTAFYHFFILIQSYILMHSSLNQPELINFKS from the coding sequence ATGGCTTCGTTGACTACAGTAGAGCAAGGCCCAGCCAAATGCAAGGCGACCACTGGAAAGGATAGCAATGACACTAGGGAGACTAATCCGAATGTGGATgcagaaacaaaagaaacaaagaaagGTTTTCCATTCCATGACTTGGCCAAATTGCAAAAACAgtacaaaaataaatccaGTAGGAACGAGTCACTAGTAGCACTGATATACCTCTTAGGTTCTATGCTGTCCTTTTGTCTCCTAATATTTTTTACGGACTTTTACTTGATACCTTTGTTCCCAACCACTACTACAATGACGGACTACATCGTATTCAATTTCTATTTATTGAATGTTTTCGTCTTTTGTATGGTACATTTCGTTTAtcattttatcaaaaacaTTTCTTTGCAGCAACATCTCGAGCATTGGCAGAAGTTTTCATATTTATCGAACATCAACCTATTAATATCATCACAAATTACAATCCTTTATTATCTGTTCTACGATTAtgtgtttttcttcaaaatttttactcTTCTAATGAATTTCATAGGGCTGGTGGCATACTTTTTCATATTGACTGATAAACTCATTTCCTCCAAAAGATTCAATAAAAcggttttcttcatttcgGTGTCAGTGGTTTGTTGTTCTTTGCCACTATTAACCGCAATCATCACGTTTGATGGACTAGAAAATCTGAAAGAGAGAATAAAAGTGGACGCCATTACATGGGAACTTGTTGCTTTGGTCTCAGCATCCATAATTTACGTTACCAGATTCCCAGAATCGTTGTTCAGACgaaataaaaaggaagaaggCTGGAATCATTCAGAGTACCTTTTCCATCTCGTGATTTCCGGTACGGCCttttaccattttttcattttgattCAATCTTATATTTTGATGCATTCTAGTTTGAATCAGCCCGAATTAATTAATTTCAAGTCTTAG
- the WSC3 gene encoding Wsc3p (Sensor-transducer of the stress-activated PKC1-MPK1 signaling pathway~similar to YOL105C), translating into MGRVWFAKLSNRKIIKFDYISFIFLSLLFQSLIGLVSADFNYEGCYSAEDIQSAGLSLKISYIYQSVSYCQNECPESAVVALFNGTDCYCGNSVSFLSSLAKSTDSNCGSKCSGWPYQMCGGSSYMNLYVNAAISISSAESSSSMEGFSTSYVSSSTHLWSSTQISSTSKRTSLDIKTSVTMPTTTTSTSATSTTSTTSTTSTTSTTSTTSTTSTSSTTSSTTSSTTSSTISSTISSTISSTISSTISPTTSSTSSVTPTSSLITSSSSEPATVDSRFSSPSSTLMPRSSSSSTLSTSKVASVALSTSSTIPIVTSVELVTSVVTKAIVSTSDQHQETIFVTRTSVVERTSAVATADSLSNKSNSNSERRLSGGAIAGIVIGVVFGVIFIILILLFLIWRRRKSEDQLDLEETKHYQPYSFGDEDANPIRPPPSSGTTNWMRHSRGNTAASIGTSNMYGLSMGNGANYSSPGSNTSGSIINNLAGLQDTTVQKQYLPSTVFEEANTLNSANERFSANSLPDMMMSGPLQVVNPDNPELSSTVSHNRA; encoded by the coding sequence ATGGGAAGAGTATGGTTTGCGAAATTATCgaatagaaaaattattaagtTCGACTATATCtcatttatatttttaagtttgctttttcaatcCCTGATAGGACTAGTCAGTGCTGATTTTAACTATGAAGGCTGTTATAGTGCCGAAGATATTCAGTCTGCTGGACTTTCTCTCAAAATCTCATACATATATCAATCAGTTTCATATTGTCAAAATGAGTGCCCTGAGTCAGCTGTGGTAGCATTATTTAATGGAACAGATTGTTACTGCGGAAATTCGGTAAGCTTTTTGAGCTCTTTGGCCAAATCAACAGATTCAAACTGTGGATCTAAATGCTCAGGCTGGCCCTATCAAATGTGTGGTGGATCATCGTACATGAACTTATACGTGAATGCAGCGATTTCTATTTCATCGGCTGAATCCTCCTCGTCCATGGAAGGGTTTAGCACTTCTTATGTTTCTTCATCCACTCATTTATGGTCCTCCACacaaatttcttcaacttccAAGAGAACGTCATTGGATATAAAAACTTCCGTAACAATGCCAACAACAACTACCTCTACATCCGCTACTTCTACTACCTCCACTACCTCTACTACCTCTACTACCTCTACTACCTCTACTACTTCTACTACCTCTACTTCCTCCACTACTTCCTCCACTACTTCCTCCACTACTTCCTCCACTATCTCCTCCACTATCTCCTCCACTATCTCCTCCACTATCTCCTCCACTATCTCCCCCACTACCTCCTCTACCTCCTCTGTTACACCCACCTCCTCGCTCATTACATCGTCCTCCTCTGAGCCTGCTACAGTCGATAGCCGTTTTTCTTCACCCTCTTCCACCTTGATGCCAAGGTCCTCGAGCAGTAGCACACTATCAACTTCAAAAGTGGCCTCAGTGGCTCTCAGCACATCGTCGACGATACCAATAGTTACCTCGGTTGAACTAGTAACTAGTGTGGTTACAAAAGCCATTGTGAGTACTTCTGATCAACATCAAGAAACAATATTTGTCACGAGGACATCTGTAGTTGAAAGAACCTCTGCAGTAGCTACTGCAGACTCCCTGAGTAATAAATCTAATTCGAATTCTGAACGGCGTCTAAGTGGCGGAGCCATTGCCGGCATCGTTATTGGTGTTGTGTTTGGTGtgatttttattatattgatTTTACTATTCCTGATTTGGAGAAGACGGAAATCGGAGGATCAATTAGACTTAGAGGAAACGAAACATTACCAACCCTACTCGTTTGGTGATGAGGATGCCAATCCAATAAGACCCCCTCCCTCCTCTGGTACAACAAATTGGATGAGACATTCTAGGGGTAACACAGCAGCTTCTATTGGTACGAGTAATATGTATGGTTTGTCCATGGGTAATGGTGCAAATTATAGTAGTCCTGGTTCAAACACTAGTGGAAGCATTATAAATAACTTGGCTGGTTTACAAGATACTACGGTTCAGAAACAGTACCTTCCATCGACAGTATTTGAAGAGGCAAATACTTTGAATAGTGCAAATGAAAGGTTCAGTGCCAATTCTTTACCCGACATGATGATGAGCGGACCATTGCAAGTGGTAAATCCTGATAATCCTGAGTTGTCTAGTACCGTATCTCATAATCGAGCGTGA
- the NDJ1 gene encoding Ndj1p (Meiosis-specific telomere protein~similar to YOL104C), protein MSKDKRLASISLQPVASSCGNCTEVQDLKLHNLRVELDCLPLKGFMSNICPPTFRDHKSYVFVLYCLNQVDLVTELRDSTKCHHPLQIFKDCQLISLVQKDFVHYFQFRRNKEGDNRSDSDTTLVNVANSKGSCYNSQLLRMSIIPRICSFDKPNSKTYKLILEYANRFETVLTKFGPEKDFTKIYANWSKLIESFNELILQDLLAKWQQWLELTQPDTTVHLSIPNVLTKLAMKLTQKYFTFQHSCNCSVDEFTTILLDKNSLSLFDVFRETRNYELNFGLWLDSQNGILIFTNGIVHMSDKITSERLKSFVRPAHLLVLEDHSNDEIVKKLMFFIFSAILQCFTDEIPNC, encoded by the coding sequence ATGAGTAAGGATAAGAGGTTAGCGAGTATTTCGCTGCAGCCAGTGGCGTCATCGTGCGGAAATTGTACTGAAGTCCAGGACTTAAAGTTACATAATCTTCGGGTGGAACTTGATTGTTTGCCACTGAAAGGCTTTATGTCGAATATTTGCCCACCAACGTTTAGAGATCATAAGAGCTACGTATTTGTTTTATACTGTTTAAATCAAGTCGATCTGGTTACGGAATTGCGGGACTCTACAAAATGTCATCACCCACTGCAAATATTTAAAGATTGTCAACTGATTTCCTTGGTTCAGAAGGATTTCGTACATTATTTCCAATTCAGAAGGAATAAGGAAGGGGATAATCGGAGCGATAGTGATACTACCTTAGTCAACGTGGCCAATTCTAAAGGCTCCTGCTACAATAGTCAATTACTAAGGATGTCTATTATACCTAGGATTTGTTCCTTCGACAAACCCAACTCCAAAACCTACAAGCTGATTTTGGAATATGCAAATCGCTTTGAAACCGTTTTAACCAAATTCGGCCCAGAAAAGGATTTCACTAAAATTTATGCTAACTGGTCGAAACTCATTGAGTCATTCAATGAGCTCATTTTACAAGACTTGTTGGCCAAGTGGCAACAATGGTTAGAATTAACTCAGCCGGATACTACAGTTCATCTGAGCATCCCCAATGTTTTGACAAAACTCGCAATGAAGCTAACACAAAAGTATTTTACATTCCAACACTCATGCAATTGTTCGGTCGATGAATTCACAACAATTTTACTTGATAAAAATTCCTTGAGTCTCTTTGACGTTTTCAGAGAAACCCGAAACTATGAACTGAATTTTGGGTTATGGCTGGATTCCCAAAACGgtattttaatttttacTAATGGCATTGTGCATATGTCAGATAAAATCACAAGTGAGCGGTTAAAATCTTTTGTTAGGCCAGCACATCTTTTGGTATTGGAGGACCATTCAAATGATGAAATAGTAAAGAAACTaatgtttttcattttctcaGCGATACTGCAATGTTTTACTGATGAGATTCCGAATTGCTAA
- the TPT1 gene encoding tRNA 2'-phosphotransferase (tRNA 2'-phosphotransferase that catalyzes final step in tRNA splicing~similar to YOL102C) has product MTQVVQKDKRDIHLSKALSYLLRHAAVKENLTIDSNGYTPVKELLTHNRLKTHKCTVDDIHRIVKENDKQRFHIKTSGAGEEWICATQGHSIKSIQPSDEVLVPITEASQLPQELIHGTNLQSTIKIIESGAISPMSRNHVHLSPGMLHAKGVISGMRSSSSVYIFIDLRSPLFFQTLKLFRSLNNVYLSSSIPIQLIEKVVVKENLKDEKNLDTLRRILHERNIPLEKM; this is encoded by the coding sequence ATGACACAAGTAGTgcaaaaagataaaagagACATACACCTTTCCAAAGCCTTATCATATCTGCTTCGACATGCAGCAGTGAAGGAGAACTTGACGATTGACTCAAACGGTTATACACCAGTGAAAGAACTATTGACCCATAATAGATTGAAAACTCACAAGTGTACAGTGGATGATATTCATCGCATtgtaaaggaaaatgacAAACAACGCTTCCATATAAAAACGTCAGGAGCGGGCGAAGAATGGATCTGTGCTACCCAGGGACATTCAATCAAATCTATTCAACCATCAGATGAGGTTCTTGTACCAATTACTGAAGCATCACAGCTACCGCAGGAACTGATTCATGGAACGAATCTTCAATCTACCATAAAGATTATTGAGTCAGGCGCAATATCACCAATGAGTAGAAATCATGTCCATTTGTCACCGGGGATGTTACACGCAAAGGGAGTTATCAGTGGAATGCGTTCTTCAAGTAGcgtttatatttttattgaccTCCGTTCTcctttattctttcaaactttGAAGCTGTTCAGATCGCTCAACAATGTTTACTTAAGCAGCAGTATCCCTATTCAATTGATCGAAAAAGTCGTAGTGAAAGAAAACCTGAAGgacgaaaaaaatttagataCGTTAAGAAGAATTTTACACGAAAGAAATATACCGCTCGAAAAAATGTAA
- the PKH2 gene encoding serine/threonine protein kinase PKH2 (Serine/threonine protein kinase~similar to YOL100W) — translation MYFDKDNSTSPRPLLPSDEQKLNINLLTKRGKFSHLDPRFDTKAIPQRSTSNRNVGDLLLEKERSTKPMIQKALTNTDNFIEMYHNQQRKKLDDDTIKEAMISDENGKTVANANGKSYDDDYDNNDINDQKTLDNIAGSPHMERNRNEANIGNESSSQKTTPIKESPKIQKNIVKKGIKDFKFGNVIGDGAYSTVMLATSVDTKKRYAAKVLNKEYLIRQKKVKYVSIEKTALQKLNNSPSVVRLFSTFQDESSLYFLLEYAPNGDFLSLMKKYGSLDETCACYYAAQIIDAIDYLHSNGIIHRDIKPENILLDGEMRIKLTDFGTAKLLNPMNNSVSKPKYDLSTRSKSFVGTAEYVSPELLNDSFTDYRCDIWAFGCILFQMIAGKPPFKATNEYLTFQKVMKVQYAFTPGFPLVIRDLVKKILVKNLDRRLTISEIKEHHFFKDMNFRDGSVWTKKPPEIKPYKINAKSMQAMPSGSDRKQVKKPITTLAKPHQATLRSASNSSVEETAHSIIYNNSTHASTESEISIKKRPTDERTAQILENARKGINSRKNQPGRRTPSGAASAALAASAALTKKTIQSYPTSSSKSSRSSSPATTSRPGNYKRTSSTESKPFVKSPPSSASVLSSKVPIPPYTPPMSPPMTPYDAYQVTPPYATKQKDYFDGAIAAPKPSSKQNVKKSMESPLMNKQDIQWSFYLKNINEHVLRAEKLDFVTTNCDILERKILKLNGSLLDPQLFGKPRQTFLSQVARSGGDVTGFRNDPIMTAYSQTEDTYYLKNIIDLQLLEDGYRIEGGDLSELLTNKSGEEYKCSQNNSPVKNDDKSEPNSKGSSVFSGKFKKLFHPTTASETLSASDGKSKYYKRTIVMTSFGRCLVFAKRRQPNPVTNLKYEQEYDINLRQQGTKIKELVIPLEMGTNHMVVIQTPYKSFLLRTDKKTTSKLFAVLKKILNSNTNKIEKELLQRNQKIIERRTSLSGRALPKDLPTSKSPSPKPRPHSQSPSISKHNSFSESINSAKSNRSSRIFETFISAKEQNSKKHATPVPLTGKLVNGLPKRQVAVGLGLNTGTNFKNSSAKSKRS, via the coding sequence ATGTATTTTGATAAGGATAATTCCACAAGCCCTAGGCCGTTACTACCAAGTGATGAACAAAAGTTGAACATCAATCTTTTAACCAAAAGGGGGAAGTTCTCACATTTAGATCCACGTTTTGACACAAAAGCTATTCCACAAAGAAGCACTTCAAACAGAAATGTTGGCGATTtacttttggaaaaagaaaggagcACTAAACCCATGATTCAAAAGGCCTTGACCAACACGGataatttcattgaaatgTATCACAatcaacaaagaaaaaaacttgatGATGACACTATTAAAGAAGCAATGATTAGTGACGAAAACGGAAAAACAGTTGCAAATGCCAATGGCAAAAGCTATGACGACGATTACGATAATAACGATATTAATGACCAGAAAACTTTGGATAATATAGCGGGAAGTCCCCACATGGAAAGAAATCGGAACGAAGCAAATATTGGAAACGAATCTTCATCCCAAAAAACAACTCCTATTAAAGAGTCGCccaaaatccaaaaaaatatagtAAAAAAGGGAATAAAGGACTTTAAATTCGGTAATGTAATAGGTGATGGTGCGTACTCTACTGTAATGTTAGCGACATCCGTTGATACCAAGAAAAGATACGCTGCAAAAGTGCTAAACAAAGAATATTTAATACGCcaaaagaaagtgaaataTGTCAGCATAGAAAAAACTGCCCTGCAAAAGCTGAATAATTCTCCTAGTGTTGTACGATTATTTTCTACTTTTCAGGATGAATCaagtttatattttctcttAGAGTATGCCCCAAATGGGGactttctttctttgatgaaaaaatacgGTTCGTTAGACGAAACTTGCGCATGCTATTATGCTGCACAAATAATAGATGCCATAGACTACTTACATTCCAACGGTATTATTCATAGGGATATAAAGCCAGAAAATATTCTACTAGATGGAGAAATGAGGATCAAACTGACTGATTTTGGTACTGCTAAGTTACTGAACCCTATGAACAACAGTGTTTCGAAACCAAAATATGATTTATCAACAAGATCAAAATCTTTCGTTGGAACTGCGGAATACGTGTCGCCAGAACTGTTGAATGACAGTTTTACTGATTACCGCTGTGATATTTGGGCCTTCGGATGTATACTTTTCCAGATGATTGCTGGAAAGCCACCATTCAAGGCTACCAATGAATATTTGACCTTCCAAAAGGTGATGAAAGTTCAGTATGCTTTTACGCCGGGTTTCCCACTGGTTATCAGAGATTTAGTTAAGAAAATcttagtgaaaaatttagaCCGAAGACTAACGATAAGCGAAATCAAAGAacatcattttttcaaagatatgAATTTTAGAGATGGCTCCGTTTGGACAAAAAAGCCTCCAGAAATCAAACCATATAAAATTAACGCTAAGTCAATGCAGGCGATGCCAAGCGGAAGCGATAGAAAACAGGTGAAAAAACCAATCACCACACTTGCCAAACCGCACCAAGCAACTCTAAGGTCAGCTTCGAATTCCTCTGTTGAGGAAACTGCTCATTCAATTATATACAATAATAGCACCCATGCGTCTACCGAAAGTGAGatatcaataaagaagagaCCCACTGATGAAAGAACAGCGCAGATTCTTGAAAATGCAAGAAAGGGTATAAACagtagaaaaaatcaacCAGGCAGGAGAACTCCAAGTGGTGCAGCTTCTGCCGCCCTAGCAGCTTCTGCCGCCTTAACTAAAAAAACCATACAAAGCTATCCAACTTCTAGCTCGAAGAGTAGCAGATCAAGCTCACCTGCGACAACGTCAAGGCCAGGAAACTATAAACGTACTTCGTCTACTGAAAGTAAACCCTTTGTTAAATCTCCACCTTCGTCAGCATCTGTTTTGTCGTCAAAGGTACCGATACCTCCATATACTCCCCCGATGTCCCCCCCTATGACACCATATGATGCATATCAAGTGACTCCCCCCTACGCAACAAAACAGAAGGATTATTTCGATGGTGCGATTGCAGCGCCTAAGCCTTCTAGTAAGCAAAACGTTAAAAAAAGCATGGAATCTCCCTTGATGAACAAGCAAGATATACAATGGTCTTTTTACTTAAAAAACATCAACGAACATGTACTTAGAGCTGAAAAACTTGATTTTGTTACCACGAATTGCGATATCTTAGAGAGAAAAATACTTAAACTAAATGGTTCATTACTAGATCCTCAACTGTTTGGTAAGCCGAGGCAGACTTTTTTATCCCAAGTAGCTAGGAGTGGGGGGGACGTTACAGGTTTCCGAAATGATCCAATTATGACTGCTTATTCCCAAACAGAAGATACTTACTATTTGAAGAACATTATCGATTTGCAGCTCTTGGAAGATGGTTATCGAATTGAAGGTGGTGACTTATCGGAATTGCTTACTAACAAAAGCGGAGAGGAATATAAATGCAGCCAGAACAACTCACCAGTGAAAAACGATGATAAATCCGAACCCAACAGTAAAGGAAGCTCTGTTTTTTCTGgcaaatttaaaaaattatttcatCCTACGACAGCATCTGAGACGCTCTCTGCCTCTGATGGTAAAAGCAAGTATTACAAACGAACTATCGTAATGACATCTTTTGGGCGCTGTCTAGTATTTGCTAAGAGGAGGCAGCCAAATCCAGTTACAAATTTAAAGTATGAACAAGAATATGACATTAATTTGCGTCAACAGGGgacgaaaataaaagagttGGTCATTCCCTTAGAAATGGGAACTAATCATATGGTTGTGATCCAAACACCATACAAATCATTTCTCCTGAGAACTGACAAAAAAACCACAAGCAAGCTGTTCGCTGTTCTCAAGAAAATACTCAATTCGAATACAAACAAGATAGAGAAAGAATTACTgcaaagaaatcaaaaaataattgaaaGGAGAACATCATTATCCGGGAGAGCCCTACCTAAAGATCTCCCAACTTCCAAGTCTCCTTCGCCAAAACCCAGGCCGCATAGCCAATCTCCATCTATATCAAAGCACAATTCGTTTTCTGAATCTATTAATAGTGCGAAGAGCAACAGATCAAGcagaatttttgaaacctTTATCAGCGCCAAGGaacaaaattcaaaaaagcaTGCTACTCCAGTACCGTTAACCGGTAAGTTAGTTAACGGGTTACCAAAGAGGCAAGTTGCTGTGGGATTGGGTCTAAACACAGGaacaaatttcaaaaactcATCTGCAAAATCGAAGAGATCGTAA
- the ITR2 gene encoding myo-inositol transporter ITR2 (Myo-inositol transporter~similar to YOL103W) produces MKNSIAASSRWTKSRFSHFLPSSTDNSDTGATSTDQSSTQGEELHHRKHREEDNEGEKPKKSPVSTSTMQIQTGQDEDEDDGRIVIKPVNDEDDTSVIITFNQSISPFIITLTFVASISGFMFGYDTGYISSALISINKDLDNKVLTYGEKEIITAATSLGALITSVGAGTAADVFGRRPCLMFSNLMFLIGAILQITAHRFWQMAAGRLIMGFGVGIGSLISPLFISEIAPKMIRGRLTVINSLWLTGGQLIAYGCGAGLNHVKNGWRILVGLSLIPTVLQFSFFCFLPDTPRYYVMKGDLESAKMVLKRSYVNTEDEIIDQKVDELASLNQSIPGKNPISKFWNMVKELHTVPSNFRALIIGCGLQAIQQFTGWNSLMYFSGTIFETVGFKNSSAVSIIVSGTNFVFTLIAFFCIDKIGRRYILLIGLPGMTVALVICAIAFHFLGIKFNGASAVVASNGFSSWGIVIIIFIIVYAAFYALGIGTVPWQQSELFPQNVRGVGTSYATATNWAGSLVIASTFLTMLQNITPTGTFSFFAGVACLSTIFCYFCYPELSGLELEEVQTILKDGFNIKASKALAKKRKQQVAEGAAHHKLKFEPTQEIVES; encoded by the coding sequence ATGAAGAATTCGATAGCTGCTAGTTCTAGATGGACCAAGAGTCGTTTCTCTCACTTCTTGCCCTCGTCCACTGATAACAGTGATACGGGGGCCACCTCAACTGATCAATCTTCTACACAGGGAGAGGAATTGCACCATAGGAAGCACCGCGAAGAAGACAATGAAGGTGagaaaccaaaaaagtCCCCCGTATCCACCTCTACGATGCAAATACAAACTGGacaagatgaagacgaagatgatGGCCGGATTGTTATTAAACCGGTtaacgatgaagatgatacATCAGTGATCATAACGTTTAATCAATCAATCTCCCCTTTTATCATCACTCTGACATTCGTTGCGTCCATTTCCGGATTCATGTTCGGTTATGATACTGGTTACATATCGAGTGCGCTAATTTCTATTAATAAGGACTTAGACAACAAAGTGTTGACTTatggagaaaaagaaataattaCGGCCGCCACATCATTGGGCGCTCTGATTACAAGTGTGGGCGCTGGTACTGCTGCCGATGTGTTCGGGAGAAGACCATGTTTAATGTTTTCCAATCTTATGTTTTTGATCGGGGCAATTCTACAAATCACCGCCCATAGATTTTGGCAAATGGCTGCAGGTAGGTTGATTATGGGTTTCGGGGTCGGTATTGGCTCTTTAATCTCTCCTCTTTTTATCAGCGAAATCGCGCCTAAGATGATCAGAGGTAGGTTGACCGTCATAAATTCTCTATGGCTGACCGGTGGTCAATTGATTGCTTACGGTTGTGGTGCAGGTCTTAACCACGTCAAAAATGGTTGGAGAATCTTGGTTGGTTTATCCTTAATACCTACTGTTTTGcagttttcatttttctgttttttgCCAGACACACCAAGATACTACGTTATGAAAGGCGATTTAGAGAGCGCTAAAATGGTTCTCAAACGAAGTTATGTAAATactgaagatgaaataatCGACCAAAAAGTTGACGAGTTGGCTAGCTTAAATCAATCGATACCAGGAAAAAACCcaatatcaaaattctgGAATATGGTCAAGGAATTGCACACGGTACCTTCAAATTTCAGAGCCTTGATTATTGGGTGTGGTCTACAAGCAATTCAACAGTTTACAGGTTGGAATTCTTTGATGTATTTTTCAGGTACGATATTTGAAACTGTGGGGTTCAAAAACTCGTCTGCCGTCTCTATTATTGTTTCAGGTActaattttgttttcacaTTAATAGCATTTTTCTGCATTGATAAAATCGGCCGTAGATATATTTTACTGATTGGACTACCTGGTATGACCGTGGCATTGGTAATTTGTGCTATAGCATTTCATTTCTTAGGTATCAAGTTCAATGGTGCTAGTGCAGTAGTGGCATCTAATGGATTTTCATCTTGGGGGattgtcattatcatttttatcatcGTGTATGCGGCATTTTATGCCCTGGGTATCGGTACTGTTCCATGGCAACAATCGGAATTATTTCCACAAAACGTGAGAGGTGTAGGGACCTCCTATGCTACTGCTACCAACTGGGCAGGCTCTTTGGTCATTGCATCTACATTCCTGACCATGTTGCAAAATATTACCCCAACGGGTacattttcattctttgcTGGCGTGGCATGCTTATCGACCATTTTTTGTTACTTTTGTTATCCAGAGCTATCAGGATTGGAGTTGGAAGAAGTTCAAACAATTTTAAAGGACGGATTCAATATCAAAGCTTCTAAAGCTCTGGCcaaaaagaggaaacaaCAAGTGGCTGAAGGTGCTGCCCATCACAAACTAAAATTCGAACCTACTCAGGAAATCGTGGAAAGTTAA